One region of Vitis vinifera cultivar Pinot Noir 40024 chromosome 1, ASM3070453v1 genomic DNA includes:
- the LOC100260433 gene encoding receptor-like protein EIX1 → MASWKTTLLLLTLFLLSLFLELLLAQATIINSIDGGMNKGCIEVERKALLEFKNGLKEPSRTLSSWVGADCCKWKGVDCNNQTGHVVKVDLKYGGLGGEISDSLLDLKHLNYLDLSFNDFQGIPIPNFLGSFERLRYLNLSHAAFGGMIPPHLGNLSQLCYLDLSGDYYSRAPLMRVHNLNWLSGLSSLKYLDLGNVNLSKATTNWMQAVNMLPFLLELHLSHCELGDFPHSISFVNLTSLLVIDLSHNNLSTTFPGWLFNISTLTDLYLNDASIGSEGIELVNGLSTCANNSLERLHLGGNRFGGQLPDSLGLFKNLKSLDLSYNSFVGPFPNSIQHLTNLESLNLRENSISGPIPTWIGNLLRMKRLDLSNNLMNGTIPKSIGQLRELTVLYLNWNSWEGVMSEIHFSNLTKLEYFSSHLSPTKQSFRFHVRPEWIPPFSLMSIDISNCNVSLKFPNWIRTQKRLHFITLKNVGISDTIPEWLWKLYFLWLDLSRNQLYGKLPNSLSFSPASVLVDLSFNRLVGRLPLWFNATWLFLGNNSFSGPIPLNIGDLSSLEVLDVSSNLLNGSIPSSMSKLKDLRVIDLSNNQLSGKIPKNWSDLQHLDTIDLSKNKLSGGIPSWMCSKSSLTQLILGDNNLTGELTPSLQNCTGLSSLDLGNNRFSGEIPKWIGERMPSLEQMRLRGNMLTGDIPEQLCWLSHLHILDLAVNNLSGFIPQCLGNLTALSFVALLNRNFDNLESHGSYSESMELVVKGQNMEFDSILPILNLIDLSSNNIWGEIPKEITNLSTLGALNLSRNQLTGKIPEKIGAMQGLETLDLSWNCLSGPIPPSTSSITSLNHLNLSHNRLSGPIPTTNQFSTFNDPSIYEANPGLYGPPLSTNCSTLNDQDHKDEEEDEGEWDMSWFFISMGLGFPVGFWAVCGSLALKKSWRQAYFRFIDETRDRLYVFTAVNVARLKRKMETNGVHR, encoded by the coding sequence ATGGCAAGTTGGAAAACCACCCTTCTACTTCTTactctttttctcctttctctgtTTCTCGAGCTTCTCCTAGCTCAAGCTACTATTATCAATTCCATTGATGGTGGTATGAACAAGGGCTGCATTGAGGTAGAGCGGAAAGCGCTTCTAGAATTCAAAAATGGACTGAAAGAACCTTCACGTACGCTTTCTTCCTGGGTTGGTGCAGATTGCTGCAAGTGGAAAGGTGTGGATTGCAACAACCAAACAGGGCATGTTGTCAAGGTTGACCTCAAATATGGTGGTTTGGGTGGTGAGATAAGTGATTCCTTACTTGACTTGAAACATTTAAATTACTTGGACCTAAGTTTTAATGATTTTCAAGGAATTCCAATTCCAAATTTCTTGGGCTCATTTGAAAGGTTGAGATACCTTAATCTCTCTCATGCAGCATTTGGTGGAATGATTCCTCCCCATCTTGGAAATTTGTCACAGTTATGTTATCTTGATCTTAGTGGAGATTACTACTCTCGTGCTCCATTAATGAGGGTTCATAATTTGAATTGGCTTTCTGGTCTTTCTTCTTTAAAATACCTTGATCTGGGGAATGTGAACCTTAGTAAAGCAACCACAAATTGGATGCAAGCTGTAAACATGCTTCCATTTTTGTTAGAATTACATTTGTCCCATTGTGAACTCGGTGACTTCCCTCACTCCATTTCGTTTGTTAATTTGACTTCTCTTTTGGTCATTGACCTCTCCCACAACAATCTCAGCACTACCTTTCCTGGCTGGTTGTTTAACATCAGCACCCTCACGGATCTTTATTTAAATGATGCTAGTATTGGAAGTGAAGGAATTGAATTGGTGAATGGTTTATCGACATGCGCTAATAATTCCTTGGAACGGTTACACTTGGGTGGTAATCGATTCGGTGGTCAGTTGCCAGATTCATTAGGGctctttaagaatttaaaatccCTGGACTTGAGCTATAATAGTTTTGTTGGTCCCTTCCCCAATTCAATTCAACACCTTACCAACTTAGAGAGTCTTAATCTGAGGGAAAACTCCATCTCAGGTCCAATTCCAACATGGATTGGAAACTTGCTGCGGATGAAGAGACTTGACTTGTCAAACAATCTAATGAATGGGACGATTCCAAAAAGTATCGGACAACTTAGAGAGCTGACTGTGTTGTATCTTAATTGGAATTCTTGGGAAGGGGTAATGTCTGAAATTCATTTCAGTAATCTTACAAAACTGGAATATTTCTCTTCACACTTATCACCCACAAAGCAGTCTTTCCGTTTTCATGTGAGACCTGAATGGATTCCTCCCTTCAGTCTCATGTCTATCGATATTTCCAACTGCAATGTATCTCTCAAATTCCCTAACTGGATTAGAACTCAAAAAAGACTTCACTTCATAACCCTAAAAAATGTGGGGATTTCAGATACAATACCAGAATGGCTTTGGAAACTATATTTTTTGTGGTTAGATCTTTCTAGAAACCAATTGTATGGAAAGCTTCCCAACTCATTATCCTTTAGCCCAGCATCAGTCCTGGTGGATTTAAGCTTCAACCGCTTGGTGGGCCGATTACCACTTTGGTTTAATGCGACATGGCTCTTTCTCGGAAACAATTCATTTTCAGGTCCAATTCCCTTGAACATCGGGGACTTATCAAGTTTGGAAGTCCTCGATGTTTCTAGTAACTTGTTAAATGGCAGCATTCCTTCATCAATGAGTAAACTAAAGGATTTGCGAGTAATTGATCTCTCAAACAATCAATTATCTGGAAAGATTCCAAAGAATTGGAGTGATTTGCAGCATCTTGACACCATAGACCTATCCAAGAACAAACTGTCTGGTGGGATTCCGAGTTGGATGTGTTCAAAATCTTCACTTACTCAGTTGATATTGGGTGACAACAATCTTACTGGGGAACTCACTCCAAGTTTACAAAACTGCACAGGGCTGTCCTCCCTTGATCTGGGGAATAACAGGTTTTCGGGTGAGATACCCAAATGGATTGGAGAAAGAATGCCATCACTGGAGCAGATGCGTCTACGAGGCAACATGTTGACGGGAGATATTCCTGAGCAATTGTGTTGGCTTTCTCATCTCCACATTTTGGATCTTGCAGTGAACAATTTATCAGGATTCATCCCACAATGCTTAGGCAATTTAACTGCTTTAAGTTTTGTGGCCTTATTAAACAGAAATTTTGACAACCTCGAATCTCATGGCTCCTATTCGGAGAGCATGGAGCTAGTTGTAAAGGGACAAAATATGGAATTTGATAGCATATTGccaattttgaatttgataGATCTTTCTAGCAATAACATTTGGGGAGAGATCCCAAAAGAGATCACAAATCTCTCGACCCTGGGTGCCTTGAATTTGTCCCGAAACCAGTTGACTGGAAAGATACCTGAGAAGATTGGAGCCATGCAAGGGCTAGAAACTCTTGACCTCTCATGGAACTGCCTGTCAGGCCCAATTCCTCCGAGCACGTCTTCTATAACCTCATTGAACCATTTGAACCTATCGCATAACCGCCTGTCAGGACCAATTCCAACAACCAACCAGTTCTCGACATTCAATGATCCATCCATTTATGAGGCGAACCCAGGACTTTATGGGCCTCCATTGTCAACCAACTGCTCCACTCTAAATGATCAAGATCACAAAGATGAGGAGGAAGATGAAGGTGAATGGGACATGTCATGGTTCTTCATAAGCATGGGATTGGGCTTTCCGGTGGGATTTTGGGCTGTATGTGGTAGTTTGGCTCTAAAGAAGTCTTGGAGGCAGGCATATTTTCGGTTCATTGATGAAACCAGAGATAGGCTATATGTTTTCACTGCAGTGAATGTGGCTCGTCTTAAAAGGAAGATGGAAACAAATGGAGTTCATCGTTGA